Proteins encoded together in one Candidatus Marinimicrobia bacterium CG08_land_8_20_14_0_20_45_22 window:
- a CDS encoding valine--tRNA ligase, with amino-acid sequence MEEILAASLEKTYSPSDVESRWYDYWMEKKYFHANSETDKLPYVIVIPPPNVTGILTMGHVLNNTLQDILVRHARMQGFETLWLPGTDHAGIATQNVVEKNLKKQGETRFDYGREEFVKIVWDWALKHKSIIINQLKKIGCSLDWERERFTFDEGLSHAVRKVFVHLYQKGLIYRGRRIINWCPASRTALSDEEVIHKETQGHLWYFKYLLEDKSGFIVVATTRPETMLGDTAVAVNPKDKHYVNLVGKNVVLPIQNRIIPIIADDFVDPTFGTGAVKVTPAHDPNDFEIGARHGLAQINVMNPDATMNDAAGELVVGKDRFEARKFVVAEMERLGLLQKVENYLHSVGYSERAGVMIEPYLSEQWFVKMAPLAEPALKVVEERQIHFHPERWYKTYSHWMSNVRDWCISRQLWWGHRIPVFYCDECGWMDALIEDPEKCPKCGGKVRQDTDVLDTWFSSWLWPFSTMGWPDETRDLKAFFPTNDLVTAPDIIFFWVARMIMASLEFRSEVPFKDVYFTGIIRDIQGRKMSKSLGNSPDPIDLVNRFGADALRFGVMLIAPQGQDILFSEERLEVGRNFMNKIWNASRFILMNLDDETILNEPFDPNRLNLELADKWILNRLNHTIRSVDKNLKKYRFDEVARNIYDFVWSDFCDWYIELIKDRLYKKSLEEKRTALTVAAYVLKNFLKLLHPYAPFITEEIYQKIKAADEPDIIVSSWPKAKTATQAKAIDETFAIMQEVVTALRTARSEMNIPPSAALHLVVRGTDAQIPVKLLNDPMIAGYIRNLVKASDIQVSEKLERPHPSSAVIIHGAEFFIPLEGLIDISGEKTRLEKEISRLEGQLKASYSKLSNPSFIAKAPKEVVVKEREKEAFNKEQLVKLKASLAALSD; translated from the coding sequence ATTGAGGAAATCTTGGCTGCGTCTTTAGAAAAAACATACAGTCCATCTGATGTTGAATCGCGTTGGTACGATTACTGGATGGAAAAGAAATATTTTCATGCGAATTCTGAAACCGATAAACTGCCGTACGTTATTGTCATCCCGCCACCGAACGTAACGGGAATCCTGACGATGGGGCATGTTCTGAACAATACGCTTCAGGATATTTTGGTGCGTCATGCGCGGATGCAGGGATTTGAAACGCTTTGGTTGCCCGGTACTGATCACGCGGGAATCGCCACGCAAAACGTCGTCGAGAAAAACCTGAAAAAGCAAGGGGAGACGCGGTTCGATTATGGCCGTGAGGAATTTGTCAAAATCGTCTGGGATTGGGCGCTAAAACACAAGTCGATCATCATCAACCAGCTGAAAAAAATCGGTTGTTCATTGGACTGGGAACGGGAACGCTTCACATTTGACGAAGGACTTTCGCACGCGGTCCGGAAAGTATTCGTTCATCTTTATCAAAAAGGATTGATTTATCGCGGGAGGCGCATTATCAATTGGTGTCCGGCGTCGCGGACGGCGCTTTCTGATGAAGAGGTGATTCACAAAGAAACGCAGGGACATCTCTGGTACTTTAAATATCTGCTCGAGGACAAATCCGGCTTTATCGTCGTCGCGACGACACGCCCGGAAACGATGCTCGGCGATACTGCCGTTGCCGTGAATCCAAAAGATAAACATTACGTGAATCTCGTTGGGAAAAATGTCGTTCTTCCGATTCAAAATCGGATTATTCCGATCATCGCAGACGATTTTGTCGATCCGACGTTTGGAACCGGTGCGGTGAAAGTGACTCCTGCGCACGATCCGAACGATTTTGAGATTGGTGCGCGTCACGGTTTGGCGCAGATCAATGTGATGAATCCCGACGCGACGATGAATGACGCCGCGGGCGAACTCGTGGTTGGCAAAGACCGTTTCGAGGCAAGAAAATTCGTCGTAGCGGAAATGGAACGGCTGGGTTTGCTCCAAAAGGTCGAAAATTATTTGCACAGTGTTGGCTATTCCGAACGCGCAGGCGTCATGATTGAGCCGTATCTCTCCGAACAATGGTTTGTCAAAATGGCGCCGCTCGCAGAACCTGCGCTAAAAGTTGTGGAAGAGCGACAGATACACTTTCACCCGGAACGCTGGTATAAAACCTATTCACACTGGATGAGCAACGTCCGCGATTGGTGCATTTCCCGCCAACTGTGGTGGGGACATCGCATTCCTGTTTTTTATTGTGACGAATGCGGTTGGATGGATGCGCTGATTGAAGATCCTGAGAAATGCCCGAAGTGTGGTGGAAAAGTCCGGCAGGATACCGATGTCCTCGATACATGGTTCAGTTCGTGGCTCTGGCCGTTTTCGACGATGGGCTGGCCGGATGAAACGCGCGACCTGAAAGCATTTTTCCCGACCAACGATCTCGTAACCGCACCGGACATCATCTTTTTTTGGGTAGCGCGAATGATTATGGCAAGTCTCGAATTCCGGAGCGAAGTTCCGTTCAAAGACGTCTATTTCACTGGCATTATTCGCGACATTCAGGGCAGAAAAATGAGCAAGTCACTGGGCAATTCGCCCGATCCGATCGATCTCGTGAATCGCTTTGGCGCAGATGCGCTGAGATTCGGCGTCATGCTGATTGCGCCGCAAGGGCAGGACATTTTATTTTCCGAAGAGCGTCTCGAAGTTGGGCGAAATTTTATGAACAAAATCTGGAACGCATCACGTTTCATTCTCATGAATCTCGACGACGAAACTATTCTGAATGAACCGTTCGATCCGAATCGCCTGAATCTGGAACTTGCCGATAAGTGGATTTTAAATCGCCTCAATCATACGATTCGAAGTGTGGACAAAAATTTGAAAAAGTACCGGTTCGACGAAGTTGCCCGAAATATTTATGATTTCGTCTGGAGTGATTTCTGCGATTGGTACATCGAGCTCATCAAAGACCGGCTGTATAAAAAATCTCTCGAAGAAAAACGCACGGCACTGACCGTCGCGGCTTATGTCCTGAAAAATTTTCTAAAACTTCTGCATCCATATGCGCCATTCATCACGGAAGAGATTTATCAAAAGATCAAAGCCGCAGATGAGCCGGATATCATCGTTTCGTCATGGCCAAAGGCGAAAACAGCCACGCAGGCGAAAGCGATTGACGAAACTTTTGCGATTATGCAAGAAGTTGTCACGGCGTTGAGGACCGCACGAAGCGAGATGAATATTCCGCCGTCTGCCGCGCTCCATCTGGTGGTCAGAGGAACGGATGCTCAGATTCCAGTCAAACTTCTGAACGATCCGATGATCGCAGGGTATATTCGGAATCTGGTCAAAGCAAGCGATATTCAGGTTTCAGAAAAACTTGAGAGACCACATCCTTCGTCGGCAGTCATTATTCATGGCGCCGAATTTTTTATTCCTCTCGAAGGCTTGATCGATATTTCCGGTGAAAAAACGCGCCTTGAAAAGGAAATTTCACGCTTGGAAGGACAATTGAAAGCCAGTTATTCCAAACTCTCAAATCCTTCTTTCATCGCAAAAGCGCCGAAGGAAGTCGTTGTAAAAGAGCGCGAAAAGGAAGCGTTCAATAAAGAACAATTGGTCAAATTGAAAGCAAGTCTCGCCGCGTTGAGCGATTGA
- a CDS encoding DNA helicase RecG: MVRKKRLTFISEKKRSSANFSTECSRRKKCDCQVHISKKLVVGREPDLPETSVPKPYIKPDTPITYVKGVGPKRVEALAAVGIRTFTDLIYYFPRRYLDRSTITKISQLKVGEPATIVGEVTTQRLVKTARRSFYEVFIKDDSGLMSCIWFNGVKYIQNVFRAGDLVALHSRVEFYNGPRFVHPDYDRLETAEWDSTLHTARIIPLYPTTAELKKVALDSRGFRRLLRPIVDEFEWAFDEILPFQTISRLKLLSINEGFRQIHFPETLEVLEKSQVRFKFEELFYLELMLGVNKAGIKASRKAFQYPSAGPLIKQVYEKIPFALTVAQKRVVHEIWDDMKSSEVMNRLLQGDVGSGKTIVALLCASIAIGNGFQVAFMAPTEILAEQHYRNLKIFAELVGIDICLLIGGQKKAERDDILQSIQTGKAQLIVGTHALIQEGVEFKKLSLVIIDEQHRFGVLQRGTLISKGLNPDVLVMTATPIPRTLSMTLYGDMDVSILDEMPSQKGKIVTKLVNEDRISEAYYLIREQVKRGYQAYIVYPLIEESEKIDLKAATQGFEYLKRSVFPELKLALLHGGMSSAEKDDIMRQFIAGTVNILVSTTVIEVGMDNPKATVMLVENAERFGLTQIHQLRGRIGRGKTDGVCILVERKRTDISQRRLQTILATTDGFEISEEDLKLRGPGEFYGARQHGFPKMKIADLITDKELLKVARNEAFDLLKSDPHLRKQENARVRNHLLTNYSEYMGFVNIL; this comes from the coding sequence TTGGTTCGTAAAAAGCGCCTCACATTCATATCAGAAAAAAAGCGATCGTCTGCTAATTTTTCCACTGAGTGTTCCCGCCGAAAAAAGTGTGACTGTCAAGTACACATATCAAAGAAGTTGGTAGTCGGTCGGGAGCCAGATTTGCCGGAAACGAGCGTTCCAAAACCTTATATCAAACCCGATACGCCGATTACGTATGTCAAGGGCGTCGGTCCCAAGCGAGTGGAAGCGCTGGCGGCGGTCGGCATTCGTACGTTTACCGATCTCATCTACTATTTTCCGCGTCGTTATTTAGACCGAAGTACGATCACAAAAATCAGCCAATTGAAAGTCGGCGAACCGGCGACAATAGTCGGCGAAGTGACGACGCAGAGATTGGTGAAAACGGCACGGCGCAGTTTTTATGAAGTTTTCATTAAAGACGATTCCGGTCTGATGTCATGTATCTGGTTCAACGGCGTGAAATATATCCAAAACGTTTTCAGAGCCGGCGATCTGGTGGCTCTGCATAGCCGCGTCGAATTTTATAACGGACCGCGTTTTGTTCATCCTGACTATGATCGGCTGGAAACCGCCGAATGGGATTCGACGCTACACACGGCGCGCATCATTCCGCTTTATCCGACGACTGCCGAACTGAAAAAAGTCGCGCTGGACAGTCGCGGATTCCGGCGGCTTTTACGTCCCATCGTAGATGAATTCGAGTGGGCATTTGACGAAATTCTGCCGTTTCAAACAATATCACGCCTCAAACTCCTGAGCATCAACGAAGGATTTCGGCAGATTCATTTTCCGGAAACGCTTGAAGTTCTTGAAAAGTCGCAAGTCAGGTTCAAGTTCGAGGAATTATTCTATCTTGAATTGATGCTCGGCGTGAACAAAGCGGGAATCAAGGCGAGCCGAAAAGCGTTTCAATATCCAAGTGCCGGACCGCTGATTAAACAGGTTTACGAGAAAATCCCGTTTGCGTTGACCGTTGCGCAGAAGCGTGTGGTTCACGAAATCTGGGACGATATGAAATCGTCCGAAGTTATGAATCGCCTGCTTCAGGGCGATGTCGGCTCGGGAAAGACGATCGTCGCTTTGCTTTGCGCCAGCATCGCAATCGGCAACGGTTTTCAGGTTGCGTTCATGGCGCCGACGGAAATTCTCGCCGAACAGCATTACCGAAATCTCAAAATCTTCGCGGAATTGGTCGGAATCGATATTTGTCTGCTCATTGGTGGGCAAAAGAAAGCCGAGCGGGACGACATTCTGCAATCTATTCAAACCGGAAAGGCTCAACTCATTGTCGGGACGCACGCGCTGATTCAGGAAGGCGTGGAATTCAAAAAACTGTCGCTGGTTATCATTGATGAACAACATCGGTTTGGCGTTTTGCAGAGAGGAACTCTGATCAGCAAAGGGTTGAATCCGGACGTTTTGGTAATGACGGCGACGCCGATTCCACGAACGCTTAGCATGACGTTGTACGGCGACATGGATGTTTCGATTCTGGACGAGATGCCGTCGCAAAAGGGAAAAATCGTGACGAAACTCGTCAATGAAGATCGCATTTCAGAGGCTTATTATCTCATACGCGAACAGGTTAAAAGAGGCTATCAAGCGTACATCGTTTACCCGCTCATCGAGGAATCGGAAAAGATCGATCTGAAAGCCGCGACACAGGGATTTGAATACTTGAAGAGAAGCGTTTTTCCCGAGTTGAAACTCGCTTTACTGCACGGCGGAATGTCTTCGGCTGAAAAGGACGACATCATGCGGCAATTCATTGCCGGAACCGTGAACATTCTGGTGAGTACAACCGTGATTGAAGTTGGGATGGACAATCCAAAAGCGACGGTGATGCTCGTTGAAAATGCCGAACGGTTCGGACTGACGCAAATCCATCAACTGCGCGGAAGGATTGGCAGAGGGAAAACAGACGGCGTTTGTATTCTTGTCGAACGTAAACGCACAGACATTTCGCAAAGGCGTCTGCAGACGATTCTCGCGACGACCGACGGCTTTGAAATATCGGAGGAAGACCTTAAATTACGCGGGCCCGGCGAATTCTATGGCGCGCGCCAGCACGGGTTTCCCAAAATGAAAATTGCCGATTTGATAACTGATAAGGAACTGCTGAAAGTGGCGCGGAATGAAGCATTCGATTTGCTGAAATCCGATCCTCATCTCAGAAAGCAGGAAAACGCGCGGGTGCGGAATCACCTGCTGACTAATTATTCTGAATATATGGGCTTTGTAAATATTTTATAG
- a CDS encoding DUF1844 domain-containing protein, translating into MANEKMDKNQMLFAGLLQSLVASGWIYLGKRQNTATAKVEVNLDEASFTIDMIEMLKEKTRGNLTDAETQVLERSLSELKMNFVEEKLKTEKNKPESPSET; encoded by the coding sequence ATGGCGAACGAAAAAATGGATAAAAACCAGATGCTTTTTGCGGGATTGCTCCAATCGCTGGTAGCGAGTGGCTGGATTTATCTTGGCAAACGGCAAAATACGGCGACTGCAAAGGTCGAGGTTAATCTGGATGAAGCCTCTTTTACGATAGACATGATCGAAATGCTAAAGGAAAAAACGCGCGGCAACCTGACCGATGCCGAAACACAGGTTTTGGAACGTTCACTGTCCGAGCTGAAAATGAATTTTGTTGAAGAAAAACTAAAAACAGAGAAAAATAAACCTGAATCTCCGTCTGAAACGTGA